From the genome of Desulfovibrio sp.:
TGGACCCGGTGGACATGATGTGACCAGTGGATGCTGGACTTCCCTGCCGGATGCGCTATCACCTTGATACGAATCATTCCAATTCCAAGGGGTAAGCCAATGGCGGAGTTCAAGCAAAATGACGATTCCGTTCTTCAGACGGCTGTTGATAAAATACGCCGCGAACGCAAGGCCGCCGGCCTGCAAGGCCTGGTGGGAGGCCTGGAGGCCGTGGTGATAGCCACCGAGCCGGACCGTTTCGAACCTGCCGTGAACGAGCTTCTGGGCAACACCGGCCATGATGTATACGCCGCATACAGCCAGGGCCAGTTCGACGTCTGCGTGCTCTCCCAGGAAGGCTCGGCGGACCTCCTGGTCCAGTCGCGCAAGGGGGGCGTGAACCCTTTCGCGGCGGCCAACAAGGGAGCGAAGACCGCAAACGTTCCCAACACCCGCCTGGAGACCTTCATCTTCAAATGCCGGGACGTGGCTGAGTATTTCAAAACCCAGAAGAAGCGCGGGGTGTCCTTCCTGGAGGACCGCATCTTCAAGACCCCCAATTACACATACGCCCAGACCATGCCCTCGCGCTTCACGGGCAACGCCATCGGGCTCATCGAATGGACGAACACGGAATCCGACTACGTCACCCCTGATTGCGCGCCTCTCGCCCATTCGTTCCAAAAACCCGACAGGCCGTATCTGAAGAACATCAAGGAACTCGACCATGTGGCCACCCGGGTGCGCGCCGAGGAGCGCGACGCGGCCATCCTGGAATTCATGGAACTCACCAGCTATGACTTCGCCTTTGCCGTGTACGTGGAATTTCTGAACTCCATCACCAACGTGGCCAGGCTCAGTCCCAACGACTACGCCCAGGTGTTCACTTCGGGCATCGCACCCTTCACCACGCCCGAGACCTCGGGGCCAACCGAGCTTTTCATCTACAACTACGCTCCGCGCAGCCATCACATGGCCTTCACCACCGAGAACATCGAGAACACGGTGGAGGCGCTGACGGCTAATGGCCAGGGCTTCCTGTCTGATTTAGTGGGGTCGCGCGAGGAAGGGCTCAAGCAGATATTCACCAAGATGAGTAGGAACACGCTCCTGGTGAACGAATACATCCACCGCTACGACGGGTTCGACGGATTCTTCACCAAGTCCAATGTGACCCTTTTGACCCAGGCCACCTTGAACCAATAACGGCCGCTCCACGAATACGATCAAACAAAAGCGGCCGGGACTTTCGTCCCGGCCGCCATGGTCATGTCCGGCAAACCTTCCTAGAACTTGTATTGCAGGCCGAACGCCACTTTCCAGGCGTCGCCGTTCTGGGACTGATTGACCAGCCTGTGCCCCCAGACGCTCGACTGGAATGATCCGTGGGCCCAGCCGCTTTCCACGATGGCGGCCAGGTTCTCGTAGATGTTGTACTGGTTGTCGAAGTTGACGCCCACCACATACTCATCCGTTGTCAGGTCGCGGCCCATCTGCACGTAGTTGCCGGTGCCCCAGATGGCGTTGGCATAGCGCAGGGCGCGGGCGCTGTTGGTTCCCCGGGCGTAGCTCAGGGTCAGGCGGTGGGTGAGGTCCTGCATGAACGAGATCTTGTTCAGCGAGAACGCAGCGCCCATGGAGCCGATGGGGTTCAAGCCCATGTGTCCGCCGGCGAAGGCCTGGCTGGAGTCGAACAAAAACGAAGTGGAGGGTCCCCAGGAACCGACGATGGTGGGCATGCGCTCGGAACCGTTGCTGGTGGAGTTGTCCTCGCCGGTGGAATACCAGAAGGTCAGCTGGGGGGTCAGCATGTCGAAGCCGGTATATTCGGCGGCCACGTCGAAGAACAGGCCGGAGCGGCTTTTCCTGCCCTGATCGGTGGCGCCTGCGCCATAGATCACGTCCGCATAGAACTTGAACGGGTCAAGCGCGGTGACGGCAAAGGACGAGCCGGCCCACCAGTAGACGGTCTGGGCCTGGCTGAAGCCGGTGTTCGTCCCGGTCATGTAGCCTGCGGAAGCCAGGTTGGTGGCCAGGGACTGGTTGGTGTAGCGCGGGGATGAACCCACGGCGGTGGTGTAGGTGGCGTCCTTGCCGGCTACGGCCAGCATGCCCCACGGGGTGGCAGAGAAACCGTCCAGGGTGATGGGCAGCACCAGGAAGTAGGCGTCGAGCTCGTCGGCCTTCTGGGTCGTGGTGGTGTCGAAGTCCTTGTTGGAGTCGAGCAGGCGGGCGAATCCGGCCATGATCTTGAACTGGTCCACCACGGGGATGGACACCACGGCCGCGGCGGCGCGGGTGCCGCCGAACACGGGGTTGGCGTTCAGCAAGGCCGGGGAGGAGATGGGCAGGTCCATGTCCTGCAGGCCGATGGTGAACTCTACGTCTGTGCTGGGCCATTTGAACTGCAGGAAGGCCTGGTACACGTCGATGGACACGGCCGGGTTGTCCACGGTGAAGGTGTCGTTGCCCCAGGCCTTGTTGTTCACGCGGATGCCCAAGCGGAACTTCAGGTTCTCGTTGGTGATGAAGTCCGAACGCAGGCGGAAGCGTTCCCAGATGGTCAGGGAGTCCCCGGTGTTGGTGCCCTTGGCGTTCCAGCCCGTATAGTTGGTGTTGTTCCAGAAATTCGCATGGATGCGTGCGTCGCCGGTCATCTTGACCTCGGTAGCGGCAGCGGCCAGGGCCGCGAAGCCGAACACCATGGCGGCGAACAGTGCCAGGCAGGTTAAACGCTTCATTCTCATTACTCCTTTTGCATGAATGGATGCCGGATACTAAACGGGACGATACACTCCATTGAAATGGATCTGTCCCGGTTGACCATTGTTTTGGTATGCAACATGTAATAGGTTACATTCCAAATGCTTTGTGGACGTAAGTTTCTCCTTTCTGGATTCCAGGTGCTTTGGGATGTTCCACCTACAATGTGTGTTCTGGAAAGCTTCTGGTTACCAATGCGTTAATTATTTCCGTACTGAAATATGAGAGTGTGGTTAACAGTTCGCGACACAGTCAATCTTCGTGCAGATGCCGGGACCGTGTTGTGGGAGGGTCAGAAATGGTTTGAATCAGGCGGGGAATATGGTTTAAGAAGTGGGAGCGTGGAAATGCTTGGTATCCATCCGTCAGACCATAAACCTGGAGGCCCGCGGTGACTCACGGACGTATGATCCTACTCACGGCCATTTTTGGCGTGTTCCTGTTGTCGGCCTCTTCGCCAGCCATGGCGGAGGTCAACTCCTTTCCGGTCATCACCGGCGAACACTGGGTGAACGCCTCGCCTGAGGAAAGGCTGGCCTTCATCGCCGGATTGACCACCATGATCGAGCTTGAGAAGGAAATCCAGGGAGCCACTCCGCCCAAGGAACAAAAGAGTTTGATTCCCGGCTGGGTGAGCGGGCTCTCGCGGTTTCAGCTGAAGGATATCGTTACCGCCCTGGACGACGTGTTCAAGAAAAAACCGGAGATGAAGCAGAAGCCGGTGGTCGAGGTTCTCTGGTACGAAGTGGCCTTTCCCAAAACGAACAATAAGTAGGTGAGGATCATGAGTAAAACCATAGCGGCCGGCGTCCTGGCCTTTTCCCTGGTGTTTACCGGCGCGTGCACGAACATGTCCAAGACCCAGCAGGGAGCCCTGAGCGGTGGAGCCATCGGAGCCGGTGCGGGGGCTGGGATCGCCGCCATTTCGGGCGGCTATGTGGGGGTTGGCGCAGCAATTGGCGGCGCTCTGGGAGCCTTGGCCGGCGGCCTGTACGGCAACCAGCAGGAGAAAAAGAGCAAGGGGAATTAGCGAGTTTCATCTAGCCACGTGACGGTGGCCCTGCGGGCCGGGGTGTTTTCGTCATGAACTCTGGCCTTGATCAAGGCCGCACTCCCGGAAAGGGTGGGCTGCGAGAGCGGTGACGCTCGTTTCTCAGAGGCAACCTTGCCGCCAAGTCGACCATCATGGTCGGCTTGGCGGTTTTTTTTGTGGCAGAAACACGGGGTGTTTCATTGCGTGTTGTTATGCGCCGTTACGTATTTTTATCGATCTCCGCTCTGCGTTATCGTGCATTCGCGATAGGATATATTGTTGGTAGGTTTTGGAGCATATTATTCCTGGTCTATTGTTTTAAATGGTTTTTGTGTTATTATCCTAGTAATGAACCTAGATAGTTCGGAATAAAACACACGGAACATGGCCGGAAATGTCATGGAAAGGTGGGCTATTATGATAGACAAAATATTGAACGCTAAGATGATGGTAAAAATACTTGGAGTTGCAATATTTATTATAAGCCTGTTTGTTGCGGCAATATTTACGATGTTGCTTCCCCAGGTTGAGAGTCGGCTTATCTCTGAAAAACGTGACTTGCTTTCGAGCACGATGGATATTTCCTATAATCTTGTGAAAGAGTATCAGGAAAGAGTCGGAAAAGGCGAGTTCACGCTTGATGAGGCGAAAAAAAGAGCTGCTGAACGCATTAAGCATATGATGTACGGTGAGGGAAACTATTTTTGGATCCAGGATGCCGCGCTGCCGTACCCGAAGATGATAATGCATGCCACGAATCCCGGACTGGACGGGAAAGTTCTCGACTCTGACAAGTTCAATACGGCCACGAAGATGACGTTCGGTTCCAATGGGAAAGGCGAAGCGGTCAAAGGCAAGAATCTTTTCCAGGCCATGGTTGAGGTCGTGAAGAAATCGAAGGAAGGCTTTGTATCCTACGAATGGCCCAAGCTCATTCAGGGGAAACTTTCCACGAAGTCCTATCCCAAAGAATCGCTGGTCCGCCTGTACGAGCCCTGGGGCTGGGTTATAGGGACCGGGATATACATTGATGATGTTGAGCGGGAACTCGGCACCCTGAAGTGGTTCGTCACGTTGCTCTCCGGAATTGTTGGCCTGCTCGCGTTCATCGTCACGTATTTATTGGCGAGAAGCATCTCCACACCCATCAACAACCTTGTCCGTTACGCATCGGCAATCGCCGGCGGAGACTTGAACGCGCGCATCCAAGGGACTTTCCGGGGTGAATTGAAGGTTCTTGAGCAAAGCAACGTCCAGATGGTGGATCATCTTAAGCTGAAGATCGAAGAGGCGGACAAGGCCCTCAAATTGGCCGACCAGGAAACCGCGAAAGCCTTGGAATCATCGCGGGAAGCAGAAGAGGCGCGAGGGCGTGCGGAACTGGCGCGCGAAGAAGGCATGCTGCATGCCGCCCAGCAGCTTGAGGGCGTGGTTGAGATAGTCACCAGCGCGTCCAGCGAGCTTGCCTCCCAGATTGAAGTATCCAGCCAAGGCTCCCAGGACCAGTCCAGGCGAGTGGACGAAACCGCAACCGCCATGGAGGAGATGACGGCCACTGTGCTTGAGGTGGCGAAGAACGCGGCCCAAGCCTCGGAAACGTCCGGACGGGCCAAGCTCAAGGCGGAGGAGGGAGCGGCGATAGTCGGCAAGGTGGTCCAGGGTATCAACATGGTCAAGGCCCATGCCGATGAGCTGAAAACGGACATGGGGGCGCTCGGCAAGCATGCCGAGGGCATCAACCAGATCATGAACATGATCACCGACATTGCCGACCAGACCAACATGCTGGCCTTGAACGCCGCCATCGAAGCGGCCCGCGCGGGCGAGGCCGGTCGCGGGTTCGCCGTGGTCGCCGACGAGGTGCGAAAGCTCGCCGAGAAAACCATGAACGCCACCAAGGACGTCGGCGATTCGATACAGGGCATTCAGGAGAGCACGAAAAAGAACATCGACAATGTGGACAGATCCGCAGTGACCATTCAGGAGGCCACCGAACTGGCCGGGCAATCCGGACAGGCGCTCAAGGAGATCGTGTCTCTCGTGGAATCAGCTTCCGACCAGGTGCGGTCCATTGCCACCGCGTCCGAGGAGCAGTCCGCCGCCAGCGAGGAGATAAACCGCAGCATCGAAGACATAAACAGGATATCCTCCGAGACCGCCGATGCCATGCGCCAATCTGCCCAGGCTGTGGACGAGCTCGCCGATCAGTCGAACGTATTGAAGAACCTTATCGACTCAATGAAGTCAGGCGGGGGGGCCGTAAGGGCGCTGAAATAGCGCCGGGCATTATGTTACATGGGCAGGGTGTGCTGGGCGTCCCCTGGCATGTGGTTTCCAATGAGTGAAGGCGAGAGAGGGTCGTGCCGGGCGTTCGCCTGGCGCGACCTTTCGAAATTCTGAGTCGCATAGCAGTAGACGCATCCGGCCGGGCAGGCGTCGTACATGCCGATGTCCCGGCTTGGGGCGCAGCGGCAGGCGTCCCGTTGTGAAGGGTCCTTGGCATCCGGAATGTCCAGGCCAAAAAGCCCGCTCAAGAACCCTGCGTCCACGCACGCCCCCGGAGTGAATCCAAAACCTTGAAGCGCTGCTTCGTCAGCGCAGCTGACCGGTTCCATTCCCGCCTCTCTGGCCATGGCGGCCATGGACGTGAACATGGACGCAAGGCTCTTCTCGTCCGGCACCAGAAGGTGCGCCTTGGCCAGTTCCATGCGTTTGCGGATCTTCTTGTACGGCTCCATCACACTCACTGTCACCCGCCGGGTAAAGCCGGCAAGCTCCCTGGAAAGATGTTCGAAAGACCGGATGTGGAAATCCGTGTCCGTAGCGCTTGTAAGAACGACAGGGTCGTATCTCCACAGAACGCGCTCCGGTCCCAGGGTGCCCGCGAGATTCTTGAAGACGTCCAGGCGCAGGGGCAGGGGAGGCATGCCCGGGTGCATGTTCACAGGGTATTCGACCAGGGTGAACTGAAAAACGTACCGGTAGCCACGCGAATCCAAAGCCGGCAGATGCCGCATCAAGGGCCTCGGGTCGCGGGTCCAGAACACCAGGGCGGAGACGTTCTCGGGCGTAAGGCTTATCCGGGCCACCTGGCGGGAGTTGAACGGATTGGGCACCGCGCACCAGCCAGCATCAATGCGGTTTAAAAACCACTGCGCGTAGTGGGCGGGCAGGTCGGCGCGCCTGGTGGCGCTTATGATCATGGCAGGCGGACCGGCAGGCGCCCCCTGAACGCTATTGTGCCCATCATGGCCGAGGACAGGGCCTGTACGGAAGCCGGCACGTCCCCGTAGGTGGCGATGCTGGCCGGGGCGTCGGGAAAGAGCGACAGGTCGTACGGGGCACCCATGGCCACATGAACGAGCCCCTGGGGCTTCACGGCCAGCAGGGCGCGCACCAGGCTTTGCTGGGCGGGGTTGCGGATGGCGTCGTAGGTGATGGCCACCACCTTGTCCGCCTGCCCTGCTGCTTCCACGGCGCGGTTGAAATCCTGCGGCGAAGGTTCCTTGGCCGTGCGGATCAGAAGAGTCTCCGAAGGCAGCGTCAAGGCGTCCACAGGGTCGAAAGAGGCGCGTTCAGGCCAGACCACCAGAATCTTGTCC
Proteins encoded in this window:
- a CDS encoding DUF1848 domain-containing protein; this translates as MIISATRRADLPAHYAQWFLNRIDAGWCAVPNPFNSRQVARISLTPENVSALVFWTRDPRPLMRHLPALDSRGYRYVFQFTLVEYPVNMHPGMPPLPLRLDVFKNLAGTLGPERVLWRYDPVVLTSATDTDFHIRSFEHLSRELAGFTRRVTVSVMEPYKKIRKRMELAKAHLLVPDEKSLASMFTSMAAMAREAGMEPVSCADEAALQGFGFTPGACVDAGFLSGLFGLDIPDAKDPSQRDACRCAPSRDIGMYDACPAGCVYCYATQNFERSRQANARHDPLSPSLIGNHMPGDAQHTLPM
- a CDS encoding HAMP domain-containing protein — its product is MVRLYEPWGWVIGTGIYIDDVERELGTLKWFVTLLSGIVGLLAFIVTYLLARSISTPINNLVRYASAIAGGDLNARIQGTFRGELKVLEQSNVQMVDHLKLKIEEADKALKLADQETAKALESSREAEEARGRAELAREEGMLHAAQQLEGVVEIVTSASSELASQIEVSSQGSQDQSRRVDETATAMEEMTATVLEVAKNAAQASETSGRAKLKAEEGAAIVGKVVQGINMVKAHADELKTDMGALGKHAEGINQIMNMITDIADQTNMLALNAAIEAARAGEAGRGFAVVADEVRKLAEKTMNATKDVGDSIQGIQESTKKNIDNVDRSAVTIQEATELAGQSGQALKEIVSLVESASDQVRSIATASEEQSAASEEINRSIEDINRISSETADAMRQSAQAVDELADQSNVLKNLIDSMKSGGGAVRALK
- a CDS encoding outer membrane homotrimeric porin, whose protein sequence is MKRLTCLALFAAMVFGFAALAAAATEVKMTGDARIHANFWNNTNYTGWNAKGTNTGDSLTIWERFRLRSDFITNENLKFRLGIRVNNKAWGNDTFTVDNPAVSIDVYQAFLQFKWPSTDVEFTIGLQDMDLPISSPALLNANPVFGGTRAAAAVVSIPVVDQFKIMAGFARLLDSNKDFDTTTTQKADELDAYFLVLPITLDGFSATPWGMLAVAGKDATYTTAVGSSPRYTNQSLATNLASAGYMTGTNTGFSQAQTVYWWAGSSFAVTALDPFKFYADVIYGAGATDQGRKSRSGLFFDVAAEYTGFDMLTPQLTFWYSTGEDNSTSNGSERMPTIVGSWGPSTSFLFDSSQAFAGGHMGLNPIGSMGAAFSLNKISFMQDLTHRLTLSYARGTNSARALRYANAIWGTGNYVQMGRDLTTDEYVVGVNFDNQYNIYENLAAIVESGWAHGSFQSSVWGHRLVNQSQNGDAWKVAFGLQYKF
- a CDS encoding cell envelope biogenesis protein OmpA — its product is MSKTIAAGVLAFSLVFTGACTNMSKTQQGALSGGAIGAGAGAGIAAISGGYVGVGAAIGGALGALAGGLYGNQQEKKSKGN